The Apium graveolens cultivar Ventura chromosome 10, ASM990537v1, whole genome shotgun sequence nucleotide sequence GACATCGAAGATTAATCATAATACCATATTTTACAAAAATGAAAAACTAAAAAATCGACTAAATACTCACAACAAGGATTTTAACTTTGGGATTCTTGTTTACTCATCCTTCCTGAGCATTATAAGATCTTACTGCCCTGTAAatgttataattataaaatacagTGTCAAATCCGTCAATTACCGATTACAttctatataattataaattgaagtaaaaaatcaccgcattaaagccttttcaaggtcCTGGGGATGAGGATGATGAGGCAATGGATTAAGGATGAAAATTTCTGATTCCCAAAACACGATCAAAATCCAATGTAAACTGCTTTCATTATAAACAAATTAAAGTGAGCAAAATGcaattaaaaaaaatacatatCCGACAATTTAAAAAATTACATATCCGATAATTTTACGTACATTATAATTAATTTACCAACAACTATATGACTAATCAAGGCCatacaatattttaaaataggatGCAGAAAAAGAGACATACTTGTAGTTATAAGGCATAAATTTCATCCGAAGAACTCCATCTTTCAGCCTTTACACAACATATTCATTAAATTCATCATTCAGCTTTTATGTGGACGGATGAAGAAAAGCAAACATCGCTGACAAATTATCTCTACTCGGCGTATCCCGAAACAATGAATACAAATacctaaaaaataaaaaataataaaaattatattttctgtAAATAGATCATTACTATATAAAATGAGACCAGATTCTAAAAAAGTATAAAAAGAAGCTTACGCCATGTATGTTGATATAGCAGACTGTCCAATCATTTTAAATTCTAGCAATTCAAGTATGTTCTCATGAAATAAATATATAGTTCTTTCAATTCCAAATATTTGAAAATCACATGGAACTGGTATCGAGTTTCCACTTTCCTTCATCACTGTTGATGCAAATTTGTACAACAGCCTAAAGCGAAGAGGCACATTATATTTTGGCTTCACAGAATTAAATCCATTATGCATTCTCTGCACCTCAATCACATTCCGCGTATATTTCtttttttgtaaataaatatttaagcatATAACCGGTATTATTCACTTTAGTGCAAATTTGTGCAACCTCCTAAAAATAATGACACTTGGTTTGTAATTAAATTATATACCTCGGAACCAGTACTGGAGGTGTATATGATCATGTCTTTGGGTCATGCCAAATGAGAATCAATGGCTTGTTGGACGGTTTCTGTCTCACCAACCACAGGAACAGGCACCAAAGCATTGTCCTGGATGCTTCCGTCCACCCCAACATGAACAAATCTTGGTTCTAGAGGCACTCCATTAACCGATCAACTCATTCCATCTCTGTCATCAAAAACAACACCAAAAAGCTACCTTGTTATCAATGCTCTCCACTGCCATTTCACATTTGCGAGGACCCTGTagtttataattataaattaaaatagaCATTACCGGCTCAAACAATTTAATAACATGCAACATTATCTTAGAAATCAATCAAGTATACACTGTAATTGTATACCTTTTGTTCCGGTAGACCAGGAGGAGGAATAATAACAACAAAATCTACACCATCTTTATCCTCATCGGTCATCAATTCATCTTTCATCAAATCTTTTGCAACTTTCCTTCTGTTCTTTTGTTCTTGTTCTTGTTCTTTCACCCCAGGACAACTTGCTTTTTCAGACATTGGTGAATGTAGATTGCCCCCGCCAACCAAAGCTTTCAACTTAGCAATTTGCAACTCAAGATTATGAAACTGCTCTTTGGTAATGTGATTTTTTGTATGTTTCGGTAAATCGAAGTACAATGTTGGAGGTATGAAGTTTCCAACCCCACGAACCCTTCCCGCATGCTTGGGAGTTTCCAATACAGTGGTGAGTACATCATTAGTTCCATCCGGCTTGAATTCACCATTTCTTTACTTTTCGAGTGAGGAATCCTGTTAAAACCATGAGAGTAATTAGGTATGATAGGAAAATTAAAAAAGCAAAAAATTATAATAAGTCTTATAATTTGTTGAATTTTTTCTGCCAGTTCTGGGTCAAGAGTCCCATATTCTGTCATACGGGATTTTTTCCACGTAATTGCCCTATCTGGCCTTTCTTCAGGCTCCAACCTCCCCGAACGTTTCTACAAAAAATTTAAGACACATtcataaaaattgaaaatgtgaaTACTACAAGAAAAATGATAAGACTTTAACTTCTTCTTCTTCCAATCCGATGTATCCTTTTCTTGACACTCGGTGTGGATATTTCCGCTGTCCCACTCTTTCACTCTGTTTTTTATTCTCTTCCTGTATACAAAATAAATCTTGTTaattactgtatttttacaattAAATCTACTCCCAAAAAACCAAAAAATAATATGGTcctaaatttaaatatatatatatatatatatatataagaaatgCATACCTCCCATTCTTTTGTGACTCTAAATGCAACAAATCATCTCCATGCTTTTTTCTCGACAAAAGCATATTGCTTTGGTGGCTTCTATATCTTCTTCTTCTGCCCAATAATAGGCATCACATGTCCCGCTGTCAATTTAGCCTTAAAATTTCTCCATTTGTCGCCTGCCGAATGTAGAATCATCTTCCGACTTTCAAGAATCAGTTCGAACGTATCATAAGCACAaatttaacaagttcagataatgcacatttttttaaataaaaaccaTGAGATTAATGTCAATTGCGATTTTAAATGACATACCTCAAGATCATTCCATATTTTTTCTTTCAGTTCAGGGTCAACCTTTGGCCAAGTCGGAATGTCAATTGACACTATTGTCCTTGCCAGCATACCTATGTAGGACTGCAGTTTGTGTCGTTCATCTCCAACTGGAACTGCAACTCGATTGAaccgcaaattcaatttctctccCCGCGCTTTCTTCATCATCACTTTGTGTATAGCACAAATACCTCGTGCTGCTCCAGATGTCCTGCTTTTGGTAGATTGTGTAATACTTTCAGTGGGTTGTGGAGCTGTCTGCTGGGGAACAAAGGTGTCCGCTGGAGCAATCGGGTCAGGATCTGGTACCGCTGGAACAATGGTATCCGCTGGAACAATGTGATTCTCATCCAATGATTATTTAGACTATTTTGTAGATTTTTTTCCTTTCTTTACCATCTCTCCTGCATTAACCAAAAAGAGTAGGAATAAGAGATAAGATTATCGTAAAAGTTGATAAATAACAAATTAGAACTCTACCTAAACATTATGAAGCTTAACATACAACACATTAAGCATTGAATCAGACTTATAATTATCATCATACTAGGATTATCATAATCATTCTAGCACAACACATATCTAATGCAGCATATATAATTAACTACACAATCATCTTTTCAACATATAACAACATACAGAAGAACACATAAAGCATTTACATATTTTTATCAGTTGCTTCTACAAATTCTAACATGATATATACCTACCGAAAACATATAATAATCTACACAATCATCTCGTAAACTCGTAAAACACTAAATAAATAAAGAATGCATAAAAAATTAACTATATACTTACACTCATAATAAAACTCCAAGTAATTATATCATACATTTCTACAATAAAAAGTTGATAAATAAACTCCAAGTTTTTTCGATACCATCCATAATTCTACAATACAGCACTTAATTTTACATAAATCTGAGAAGCCTATTTTTAAACAAAACTGTAAATTAAGTGAATATGATTTTTAATCCTTGGATCACTTCTTCAGCCAGATTCCCTCGCCATCCTTTCTTTTATTAGCAACATTAGACTCTCGGTCGTCATTAACACCAGAATCAACTATGGGGACGTTAGAGCAGAATGGAGGGTTTTCTAGAATTATGTCTCCAAGATCATCATCATTGTATATCTCGTGATAGTCTCTAGTCGTTGAGGTCAATACGACTGACCAGTTGGAATCAACGGGATCTTCGATATAGAAAACTTGTTTCACTTGATCAACGGACACATATTTGTCATTTCCGTGGCCTTGTCGACTAAGGTCCACAAGTGTGAAGCCAAGTTCATCAGCCTTGACGCCTTTGTCACAGTATGCCCATTTGCACAAGAACAACGGGGATTTAAATGAGTGGTAATCCAATTCCTACATTTCTTCAATCCTCCCATAAAATGTCATATCACTCTCTACGGGATTTATATCCTTAGCACTAGAAACTTGGACAGTCTTAGTAACTAACGAGACTCCACTATTTTGAATGACCCTAGCATCGTCTCGCTCCTTTGTGAAGTATTTGATCCCGTCAACTAGATATCCATCAAAAGTCAAAACAGTAAACGATGGTTTTCCTGCTAGCCACCTTATCATTTCAGAAACACCTTCGACTTTCTCATTCAATTCAGTCATAACTTTGTTCTTAAACCAATCAGTAAATAGCCTATTATGCTCCCCAATCATCCACTGAATAGCCTTTTTTTTCCTTCATAAATTTTTTCAAGCAACTCCTTATGCATCCTTTGAAAATGCATAAATTTTTTGGTTACAAACTAAAATAATGCTTATACAAAATCAatcaagaaaagaaaaagaaaagtgaCTTACTTAATATATGGAAACACTTCACTGTTGTTTAAGAGGACGTGTTAATGCGCCTCATCTCGTTCTTTCTCTTCAACAGATTTAACTGTTGCAGccgataatggaccagaaagttTGCCTTGGTCCTTCGGAAGATCGGCAGTTGTGAAACTATTTCTAGAAAACTCAGCGCAAAATTCTACATATTCTTCTTTCAAGTATGCTTCGGCTATACAACCTTCTGGAAAATAATGGTTTCGAACGTAACTTTAAAACACTTTATTAAAACGCTCAAATGGATACATCCATCTATAGAAAACTGGTCCACATAAACGCAATTCCCTGACCAGGTGCATTATTAGATGTATCATTATATCAAAAAAAAAGGCggaaatattttttcaaaaaggTTAATACCACATCGGCTTGCAATTTATCAAGTTTTAATACGTCAACAATCTTGTTGCACAAAGTGTTGAAAAAGAAGCAGAGTCTTATTATGCTAACTCTAACATTCTTCGGAAGTACAGAACGAATTGCGACCGGGAGTAATTGTTGAAGGAGTACATGGCAGTCATTAGACTTCGTCACAAATATCTTTAAATCCGCCATGGACACACAATTTCTGATGTTTGAGGAATGCCTATATGGAAACTTCATTGATGAGAGTGATTTCAGTACTTTTCTTTTTTCAGCTTTTGTTACAGTAAAACCGGAATGAGGCAGATAAGTTTTTTTTTCTCCTTCTTCTGGAGCTAAATCAATTCTAACCCCCATTTATATCATATCTAGCCGAGATGCCTCACTATCTTTGGACTTGTGTTTTAAATTCAGTAACGTCCTAACTAGACTATCGCACACATTTTTCTCAACATGCATAATATCGAGGAAGTGACGAACGTGATGGAATTTCCAGTATTCGAACTCAAAAAATACCGACTTCTTCTTCCAAGCGCAGTCCACCTTCTTCGACTTCTTTACTTCCTTTCCATAAGAAAATTTAATGTTTTCTTGTTGTGCCAACACCTCTTGTCCGGAAAGGGGTTGCCTTGGTTGTCCAAACTCTTGTTGACCATTAAAGGCTGCCTTCTTCTTCCTGTATGGATGATGCCTAAGCAAATACCGACGATGACCTTGGTAACATATTTTCCTACTATAAGGTAAATAGTTAGCAACGGTATCATCACTCACACTGGACTACCCAAATAACCCTTATTAACATAGCCAGACAAATTACCATATGCCGGGAAATTGTTAATCGTCCATAACAAAGTCGCCCTTAAAGTGAAAAAAGTTTTTGTGAAGGCATCGTATACATTTGGTTCACCTTCTTCCCAAAGCTTTTTCAAATCATCAACTAATGGATGTAAGAACACATCAAGGTTGTTACCTGGTTCATGTGGACCGGAGACCAATATAATTAACATCATAAATTTCCTGTTCATACATAACCACGGAGGAAGATTATATGTTACCAATACTACCGGCCAACAAGAATATCGATTGGTTAGCCCATTGTTATGTGGGTTACTACCATCAGCCGACAAAGCTAGTCGAAGATTTCTTGGCTCACTTCCGAAGGCAGGACACCTATAATCGATATTCCGCCAAGAAGGAGAGTCGGCAGAGTGGCGCATCTGGCCATCATGAATTCTTTGATTGGAATTCCATGTCAATAACTCAGCTGTCGAAGAAGATTTAAACATCCGTTTAAATCTCGGGATGATCGGAAAGTACCACATAACTTTTTCCGGGACTTTATACCTTTCTCTACCATCCTTACCCACCTTCCAGCGAGATGACTTGCACTTTGGACACTCCGAAGCAGTCTCATTTACACCCCATATATAGAACACATTCATTGGGACACGCGTGGAATTTTGTATACTCGAGGCCTAAATTCGAAAGAGTCTTCTTTGCTTCATATGCGTTAACAGGTAATGCATTATCCTGAGGTAGGAATGAGCCAAATGTAGAGAGAAGATCTCTAAATACGCTATCACTTACACTGAATCTCGCTTTCCAGTTATGTAATTTTAACACCGAATCTAATTTTGTGCAGTCGCTGCCCTCAAATAAAGGTTGTTGAGCATCGGTCACAAACCTCTTAAAAACATGCGAGTTTTTATCGTAGCCATCGCCCCCTGATTTACCCCCCGGATTACGATATGCTGCTTCACAAACCACAGCAGCTTGTGAAGCACCCGCAGTCGCCGCTTCCGATGCAGCAGCCGCTTCTGATGCAGCTTCAAAGGCTGATTTAAATGCATCTGCATTCTGCTCCTCTTCATGAGGGGGCACTGTACTACCAACAAACGAACTACCAGTCTTGGATCTGTGCCAAATCCAATCAATATACCCAAGACTAAAAACATTCTTGTAGAGATGACCCCTTATTACTTTGACCGAAAATTTCTTGAAATTAACACATTTACAGAAGGGGCAAGGTATTTTTTTaggatttttaaaattttcttcgGCGTAAATCAAAAACTTTTCaaccccgacttcatattccaaCGAATCCCTCTCTTTTGAAATCCAATCTTTCTCCATATTCGTAGGATAACCTATTTCCTACCTAATTTTCATATCAAATATTTCTAAAAAAGCAACGTACAATTAGTAATATATATGTATTACTATGTATAATCACCGGCAAAGCAGAGCACGACACTGATTGATTAAAATGATGAAACGAAACGCAGAACAAAGCTGAGCACGACACTAGATATTAAACATAGCAAATTAATATAATTTACGCCAATGCTCGTAAAGTATTAGCTTCCATAGGCCAAGAAAACTCTATTCACATGCTAACTATCATTTCTCAAACAACTTATTAATTAGCTACTTTGTTATTTTATTACAACTATAAACAACTTATACCCTCTCTTTGTTTCGTCCGATCAAAACGGATTGCAACAGACTGCCGTTACATTCATTTTTAGAATATAAATCATATatgtaataatcccaatttttggaattttttgaaacccttatgaatagtgattttgctgattatgctgaataagaaaacttttcataccacactttctagaggttcttttattgttattctgagatcttattagtactttatatggtatataagtgtatctaaagatcgtcagaatccaaattcgaacactttgattttttcccgaaaatccaccagataccgaaagaattgagtataaggtaacaggataaaaaggatttaaattcaaggattataagggaggatcatataagaaatataatatattgagaaaggtttaggggaacccaagtaataagatcccgggtatgatccctcaaacgataaacgagaacgaaaattaagcgaaccgtataacagataagcggtcattaaccaaacaattaagcaaggattagcataagaagatgattccaccaccaagtgatgacaagtggcaagagatgaagtcaccaagatgatgtcatgcttagtcatactccactcactttaaacaaccaacaaatcatccaaatatcccattcacttcattttccaccacaaaaacattcaacaaagcaaatactctcccaagaacacatagctcacggctttttcattttttcaaggagaaaaattccaaaaaatcaagtttctagctttgttaatttgcaaggtaattacccaaggtcccttatgattagataagcatatcctaggagtttaagcttctatttcttcatgaatctcttccaataaatctaggaagaagatgatgaatagtgttttcaagattactaactttattttctttgatttcctttaagatccaagcattcctaagctatctcaaggcttctcaaggcttcttaaggcttcctagctactctaatcactccaaggaaggttaccagactcgtcccaggccttttaccacccccagtcgctcaggcaagttttctacccgttatactgttgtggtgatgtatatatgtatatgcattatcttgtgatagatgcatgattgttattagcaaatcttgcgatatattggagcatgttgatatggtttatatgcatgcctgtttcataatattgatatctaactgttaattcaaatgcttataagttgcataatacctatgctagagataagcagtaatagcgtatacccttagtataggggacccaaaggcgaacattttctaaaaccgggagtcgatgttcccgagtatattatatatattttatatatatatagttttcaaaactattaatcgaataaggtttattcgataactttatttttattaatgaatattactttgaatattcattcgaggacttatgactcggtttattttatttaatgaatattatcttgaatattcattcgaggacttatgactctgtttattctatttaatgaatattattttaaatattcattcgaggacttatgactccgcttatttactaaataatattctttattttattaaagaataatgtttcgataatcaaacttattttcgattattcaaataaagattgtactttcgtataagtatatctttggttatttattattcatttcaagtatgagttttaaaacttctacttcaattatttttatagagattatcctttatgggaatattatttaaat carries:
- the LOC141691516 gene encoding uncharacterized protein LOC141691516, with translation MEKDWISKERDSLEYEVGVEKFLIYAEENFKNPKKIPCPFCKCVNFKKFSVKVIRGHLYKNVFSLGYIDWIWHRSKTGSSFVGSTVPPHEEEQNADAFKSAFEAASEAAAASEAATAGASQAAVVCEAAYRNPGGKSGGDGYDKNSHVFKRFVTDAQQPLFEGSDCTKLDSVLKLHNWKARFSASSIQNSTRVPMNVFYIWGVNETASECPKCKSSRWKVGKDGRERYKVPEKVMWYFPIIPRFKRMFKSSSTAELLTWNSNQRIHDGQMRHSADSPSWRNIDYRCPAFGSEPRNLRLALSADGSNPHNNGLTNRYSCWPVVLVTYNLPPWLCMNRKFMMLIILVSGPHEPGNNLDVFLHPLVDDLKKLWEEGEPNVYDAFTKTFFTLRATLLWTINNFPAYGNLSGYVNKGYLGSPV